From a region of the Triticum aestivum cultivar Chinese Spring chromosome 7D, IWGSC CS RefSeq v2.1, whole genome shotgun sequence genome:
- the LOC123169799 gene encoding probable calcium-binding protein CML28: protein MQIERPRAKIMSSRVDESELRKVFQMFDKNGDGQITKKELGELLKNLGIYIADDEMDATMAKIDTNGDGCIDVEEFGLLYRSILDEGDGPNGGNMGDEEEEMREAFSVFDQNGDGYITIEELRSVLASLGLKQGRTVEECRQMINKVDANGDGRVDFKEFSQMMRGGAANHED, encoded by the coding sequence ATGCAAATAGAACGGCCAAGAGCTAAAATCATGAGCAGCAGGGTGGATGAGTCGGAGCTAAGGAAGGTCTTCCAGATGTTCGACAAGAATGGTGACGGCCAGATCACCAAGAAGGAGCTAGGTGAGTTGCTCAAGAACCTAGGGATCTACATCGCGGACGACGAGATGGACGCGACCATGGCCAAGATTGATACCAACGGTGATGGCTGCATCGACGTCGAGGAGTTCGGCCTACTATATCGCTCCATCCTCGATGAAGGCGATGGGCCTAACGGTGGCAACatgggcgacgaggaggaggagatgagggagGCGTTCAGTGTCTTCGACCAGAACGGTGACGGCTATATCACCATTGAAGAGCTGCGGTCCGTGCTGGCAAGCCTCGGCCTCAAGCAGGGTCGCACCGTTGAGGAATGCCGCCAGATGATCAACAAGGTCGACGCCAATGGCGACGGCCGCGTCGACTTCAAGGAGTTCAGCCAAATGATGCGCGGTGGCGCGGCCAATCATGAGGATTGA